In the genome of Candidatus Jidaibacter acanthamoeba, one region contains:
- a CDS encoding F0F1 ATP synthase subunit A: MMHSPLEQFKIQELFHLELFGIDISFNNSALLMLITLITCVLFLSLSIRKKALIPGRLQTSAEMLYELVDGIIEGTTGSEGKKYMPIIFTTFIFVLFCNLLGMIPYSFTITSHIIVTFAIAAGIFIAITILGFVRHGFHYFSLFLPEGTPSLLAPLMILIELFSYLSRPVSLAVRLAANMTAGHIVMKLLASFTIMGGLTLGIFPFAFLTIMQGFEIFVAVLQAYIFTILSCVYLNDAINLH, from the coding sequence ATAATGCATAGCCCATTAGAACAGTTTAAAATTCAAGAACTATTTCACTTAGAACTCTTTGGAATAGACATATCATTTAATAACTCAGCCCTTTTAATGTTAATCACCCTAATAACTTGCGTGCTCTTTTTAAGCTTAAGCATAAGAAAGAAAGCGCTCATTCCCGGCCGCTTACAAACTTCGGCAGAAATGCTATATGAGCTCGTTGACGGCATTATAGAAGGCACTACCGGCTCAGAAGGCAAAAAATATATGCCGATTATTTTTACTACTTTTATATTTGTACTCTTCTGTAATTTACTAGGGATGATTCCTTATAGCTTTACAATTACCAGTCACATTATCGTAACCTTTGCAATAGCTGCCGGCATATTCATAGCTATAACTATCTTAGGCTTTGTAAGACATGGGTTCCATTATTTTTCATTATTTCTACCTGAAGGAACCCCTTCTTTACTTGCCCCGCTTATGATATTAATTGAACTTTTCTCCTACCTTTCAAGGCCTGTTAGCTTAGCCGTAAGGCTTGCAGCAAATATGACCGCCGGACACATTGTAATGAAGCTCCTTGCCTCATTTACCATTATGGGTGGGCTTACTTTAGGAATTTTTCCATTTGCGTTCTTGACAATAATGCAAGGATTTGAAATATTCGTCGCTGTACTACAGGCATATATTTTTACAATTTTAAGCTGCGTGTACTTAAACGATGCCATTAACTTACATTAA
- a CDS encoding TatD family hydrolase — translation MLIDTHCHLDFDEFKADFEDVIKRAKLAGVIAMQTICTNLDEWERIHKLTKNDFPIFCSVGTHPLNIKDTRIYKAKEIAAICNNNKVIGIGETGLDYYYDTEHKVLQHESFVEHIIAAQETGLPLIIHTRNADSDTINILREYKKQKDFSAVLHCFTSSEKLAMESLELGFYISASGIVTFKNAHDLHSLFKKIPLEKLLIETDAPYLAPTPLRGKRNEPSFVKHTAEFLADLRGENFEHFCQETTQNFFKLFNKAKLN, via the coding sequence ATGCTTATTGATACACATTGCCACCTGGATTTTGATGAATTTAAAGCTGATTTCGAAGATGTGATTAAACGCGCAAAATTAGCAGGTGTTATTGCAATGCAGACTATTTGTACAAACCTTGATGAATGGGAAAGAATTCATAAATTAACCAAAAATGACTTTCCTATTTTTTGCTCGGTCGGTACTCATCCTTTGAATATTAAGGATACCAGGATTTATAAAGCAAAGGAAATTGCAGCTATATGCAATAACAACAAAGTAATCGGAATCGGCGAAACCGGCCTTGATTACTATTATGATACCGAGCATAAAGTTTTGCAGCATGAATCATTTGTTGAGCATATAATAGCAGCACAAGAAACCGGCTTACCTCTTATTATACATACTAGAAATGCTGATTCGGATACTATAAATATTTTAAGAGAATACAAAAAGCAAAAAGATTTTAGTGCAGTTTTACATTGCTTTACTTCCTCAGAGAAGCTTGCCATGGAAAGTTTAGAACTAGGATTTTATATTTCTGCTTCAGGAATTGTCACTTTTAAAAATGCACACGATTTGCATTCATTGTTTAAAAAGATTCCGCTGGAGAAGCTTTTAATTGAAACCGATGCACCTTATCTCGCGCCGACACCTCTAAGGGGTAAAAGAAACGAGCCTAGCTTTGTTAAGCATACAGCAGAATTTTTAGCTGATTTAAGGGGGGAAAATTTTGAGCATTTCTGCCAAGAGACTACACAAAATTTTTTCAAGCTGTTTAACAAGGCGAAATTAAATTGA
- a CDS encoding MBL fold metallo-hydrolase, with translation MKCTILGCGGSNGVPEIGCECVVCKSENPKNHRTRVSILVESDNAKILVDTSTDLRQQALNNKIKYVDAVLYTHDHADHVAGIDDIKLLSKDKKPIPAYMDERTHAFLMQRFPYIFKQFSPLYPPRLTSVIIKTDENFMVGDIRVQSFPQIHGGIHSLGFKFGNLTYSTDLNKIPELSYKLLEGTEVWILDCMRYYWMPSHAYLELILNWVARVKPKLTVLTHMAHTMEYDELKRILPKHIIPAYDGMVIDL, from the coding sequence ATGAAGTGTACGATTTTAGGATGTGGTGGTTCAAATGGAGTGCCTGAAATCGGATGTGAATGCGTGGTCTGCAAATCAGAAAATCCTAAAAATCACCGAACGCGTGTATCAATATTAGTGGAATCGGACAATGCAAAAATCTTAGTAGATACTTCTACTGATTTAAGGCAACAAGCGCTAAATAACAAAATAAAGTATGTTGATGCTGTTTTATACACTCATGATCACGCCGATCATGTTGCAGGAATTGATGATATAAAATTATTAAGTAAAGATAAAAAGCCTATTCCCGCATATATGGATGAAAGGACGCATGCTTTTTTAATGCAGAGATTCCCTTATATATTTAAACAGTTCAGCCCGCTTTATCCTCCTCGTTTAACCTCGGTTATTATAAAAACAGACGAAAATTTTATGGTTGGAGATATAAGGGTGCAAAGCTTCCCTCAAATTCATGGTGGTATACATTCCTTAGGTTTTAAATTCGGGAATCTCACATATTCTACTGATCTTAACAAGATACCTGAATTGAGTTATAAGTTATTGGAAGGTACAGAGGTGTGGATTTTAGATTGTATGCGTTATTATTGGATGCCTTCACATGCTTATCTGGAGCTTATATTGAATTGGGTAGCAAGAGTAAAGCCGAAGCTTACCGTTCTGACGCATATGGCGCACACCATGGAATATGATGAACTGAAGCGAATATTACCCAAGCATATAATTCCTGCATACGACGGTATGGTAATTGATTTGTAA
- the rplI gene encoding 50S ribosomal protein L9: MQVILIESVDKLGKIGEIVNVADGFGRNYLLPRKKAIRATKDNIAYVEQQRATIEAENLKKQEAAEELSQKLVGVGVVIVRQAAEDGRLYGSVTARDIVNAVKVVSEIVISPDSVVITSKFKEIGVYEVTLNLHAEVKAKIALSIARTEQEGKASLQASTIQVAS, encoded by the coding sequence ATGCAAGTTATTTTAATTGAATCAGTAGATAAGCTTGGGAAAATAGGGGAAATAGTAAACGTTGCTGACGGTTTCGGCAGAAATTATCTCCTTCCACGCAAAAAAGCAATCAGAGCTACAAAAGATAATATTGCCTACGTTGAACAACAAAGAGCAACTATTGAAGCAGAGAACTTAAAGAAACAGGAAGCTGCTGAAGAATTATCTCAAAAGCTTGTCGGGGTTGGGGTAGTTATTGTTAGGCAAGCTGCGGAAGACGGAAGGCTATATGGTTCTGTTACTGCCAGAGACATAGTTAATGCAGTAAAAGTTGTATCGGAAATTGTGATTTCGCCGGATAGTGTGGTAATTACTTCTAAGTTTAAAGAAATCGGAGTTTATGAGGTTACCTTAAATCTTCATGCAGAAGTAAAAGCTAAAATTGCTCTTAGTATTGCAAGGACTGAGCAAGAAGGAAAAGCAAGTTTGCAAGCTTCTACTATTCAAGTCGCAAGTTAA
- a CDS encoding HU family DNA-binding protein encodes MISCLNKSTITREFLARAIKRESGINITKSSEMVDQLINFLISRICEDYEIKIRLFGSFISKSKKERLGRNPKTMEEATIPARKVVKFKVAPKLKKRINDNIHLIS; translated from the coding sequence ATGATCTCATGTTTAAATAAAAGCACTATAACCAGAGAATTTTTAGCCAGGGCTATAAAAAGGGAAAGCGGAATTAATATAACTAAATCTTCTGAGATGGTTGATCAGCTGATTAATTTTTTGATCTCCAGAATTTGTGAAGACTATGAAATTAAAATCAGGCTTTTCGGATCTTTTATTTCTAAATCTAAGAAAGAAAGATTAGGGCGTAATCCTAAAACTATGGAAGAGGCAACCATTCCGGCTAGAAAAGTTGTGAAATTTAAAGTTGCACCTAAGCTAAAAAAGAGGATAAATGATAATATACATTTAATCTCATAA
- the rpsR gene encoding 30S ribosomal protein S18, whose amino-acid sequence MSENNIISNSVLFNRKQYSKKGSRCPLSGKDAPEIDYKNIQLLKKFISEKGRILPSRISSVSAKKQRELKNAIKRARNIALLPFTTI is encoded by the coding sequence ATGTCTGAAAATAATATTATTTCAAATTCAGTGCTTTTTAATAGAAAGCAATATAGTAAAAAAGGTTCGCGTTGCCCATTAAGCGGTAAAGATGCACCAGAAATTGATTACAAAAACATTCAATTGCTTAAAAAATTTATTTCAGAAAAGGGTAGGATTTTACCAAGTAGGATTTCTTCAGTTTCTGCTAAAAAGCAAAGAGAATTAAAGAATGCGATTAAAAGAGCAAGAAATATCGCATTATTACCATTCACAACCATTTAA
- a CDS encoding magnesium transporter CorA family protein yields MIIAYININNTLNKVELEPGNTIPVGCVWLDLLEPTIEEEKFIEKSLNIDAPTREEMNKFEVMSPFYKEGDAYYMTVTALHKAESEYPDATAITFIITPNYLVTLRYHRPRPFNNFAARAMRQPEICSSPEIVLEGLIDSLIDRIADALEKSGNELDSILKSIFEKKVVKGNNQIKDNSKFYYNNVIKKVGRTGNVISKNRESLLSINRMLIFYSQIDTLKNPSRKETRAKFKTITREVISLTEYANFLSQRISFLLDATLGMLSVEQNSIIKVFTVAAAVFMPPTLIASIYGMNFHNMPELDWTYGYPIAILFIIISAIAPYYYFKKKGWL; encoded by the coding sequence ATGATTATCGCATATATAAATATTAACAACACATTGAATAAAGTAGAATTAGAACCGGGCAACACTATACCTGTAGGTTGTGTTTGGCTTGATCTTTTAGAACCTACTATTGAAGAAGAAAAATTTATTGAAAAATCATTAAATATTGATGCTCCGACTCGTGAGGAGATGAATAAATTTGAGGTAATGAGTCCTTTTTATAAAGAGGGAGATGCTTATTATATGACCGTTACCGCTCTTCATAAAGCTGAATCCGAATATCCCGATGCTACGGCTATCACATTTATTATAACTCCGAATTATTTAGTTACTCTAAGATATCATAGACCACGACCATTTAATAACTTTGCCGCACGCGCAATGAGGCAACCTGAAATTTGTTCTTCTCCTGAAATTGTTCTTGAAGGATTAATTGATTCATTAATTGATAGAATAGCAGATGCGCTTGAAAAATCCGGAAATGAGCTTGATAGTATTTTAAAAAGTATTTTTGAAAAGAAAGTGGTAAAGGGTAATAATCAAATCAAAGATAATTCTAAATTTTATTATAACAATGTTATAAAGAAAGTCGGGCGTACCGGTAACGTAATTTCTAAGAATCGTGAAAGCTTACTTAGTATTAACCGTATGCTTATTTTTTATAGTCAAATTGATACTTTAAAGAACCCGAGCCGGAAAGAAACGCGTGCTAAGTTTAAAACTATTACCAGAGAGGTTATATCCCTAACCGAGTATGCTAATTTCCTTTCGCAAAGAATAAGCTTTTTACTGGATGCTACACTCGGAATGCTAAGCGTTGAACAAAACTCGATAATTAAAGTATTTACGGTTGCGGCTGCCGTATTTATGCCGCCAACCTTAATTGCAAGTATTTATGGTATGAATTTTCATAATATGCCTGAATTGGATTGGACCTACGGTTACCCGATAGCAATTTTATTTATAATCATTTCTGCTATTGCCCCTTATTATTATTTTAAAAAGAAAGGTTGGTTATAG
- the motA gene encoding flagellar motor stator protein MotA, whose protein sequence is MLLIVGIIIILGAVFGGYALHGGSIGVILEALPFEMLVIGGAAVGATIVGNKTSTLKKCLSDVVKCFKGTKWSKKDYQDLLCLLFLITKTIKTKGILVIEEHIEKPSESSIFSQFPKILADQFVISFICDTLRIVTMSLEDPYQIEDNMQRQLDKYAHEVTAGSDALQTMSDGLPAIGIVAAVLGVIKTMASIDQPPSVLGMMIGSALVGTFLGVFLAYCIVGPMSNKAKAIHMQDLQFLFIIRDTIIAHLKGNAPQISVEIGRGNVPGVYQPTFFELEEAMKDLKVENKEAAPQSD, encoded by the coding sequence ATGCTTTTAATAGTAGGAATAATAATCATACTCGGAGCGGTATTCGGCGGATATGCTCTGCATGGCGGTAGTATAGGAGTTATTCTTGAGGCATTACCGTTTGAGATGTTAGTAATCGGCGGTGCCGCAGTCGGTGCAACAATTGTAGGTAATAAAACCAGCACTTTAAAAAAATGTTTATCCGATGTTGTTAAGTGTTTTAAAGGAACGAAATGGTCTAAGAAAGATTACCAGGATCTTTTATGTTTACTCTTTTTAATTACAAAAACAATTAAAACTAAAGGAATATTAGTAATTGAAGAGCATATTGAAAAGCCTAGTGAAAGCTCTATATTTAGCCAATTTCCAAAAATACTAGCTGATCAGTTTGTTATCAGTTTTATATGTGATACTTTAAGGATAGTTACCATGAGTCTTGAAGATCCCTACCAAATTGAAGATAATATGCAAAGGCAATTGGATAAATATGCTCATGAAGTTACGGCCGGTTCCGATGCATTGCAAACCATGTCAGACGGGTTGCCGGCGATCGGGATCGTAGCTGCGGTTCTTGGGGTTATAAAAACTATGGCTTCTATTGATCAGCCGCCTTCTGTACTCGGTATGATGATCGGTAGCGCATTGGTCGGGACATTCTTAGGAGTATTTTTAGCTTATTGTATTGTCGGCCCTATGTCGAATAAAGCTAAGGCAATTCATATGCAGGATTTGCAATTTTTATTTATTATCAGAGATACAATTATTGCGCATCTAAAGGGGAATGCCCCCCAAATTTCGGTAGAGATCGGTAGAGGTAACGTACCGGGGGTTTATCAGCCGACATTTTTTGAACTTGAAGAAGCAATGAAAGATTTAAAAGTTGAAAATAAAGAAGCTGCGCCTCAATCAGATTGA
- the trpS gene encoding tryptophan--tRNA ligase, with amino-acid sequence MHTSTTKRVFSGLQPTGNLTLGNYLGAIMNWVKMQNEYECIFCLVDQHAITLPHDPKQLRQNLLTNLAAYLACGLDPEKSIIFNQASVSAHAELAWIFSCITPLGWLNRMTQFKEKAGKDRENASLGLYSYPVLMAADILLYHATHIPVGDDQIQHIELARDIAGAFNRRFGSEYFKLPNAITHKIATRIMSLQDGTKKMSKSDPSDWARINLIDDNDIIAKKIKKAKTDAIGEIYYDKENRPEISNLLTIYATLENKSIEEVSAKLSGFNNAKFKDALSELLIEKLSPIRTSINDLVKNEDYLLSVFESGKERANEIASKTINQVKEIVGFIL; translated from the coding sequence ATGCATACATCTACAACTAAAAGAGTTTTTTCAGGATTGCAACCGACCGGTAATCTTACCCTCGGCAACTATTTAGGCGCAATTATGAATTGGGTGAAAATGCAAAATGAATATGAATGTATCTTTTGCTTAGTAGACCAGCATGCTATAACGCTACCTCATGATCCAAAACAGTTAAGACAAAATTTACTTACAAATCTTGCTGCATATCTTGCCTGTGGTCTTGACCCGGAGAAATCAATAATTTTTAATCAGGCAAGTGTTAGCGCTCATGCTGAGCTCGCATGGATTTTTAGCTGCATTACACCGCTTGGTTGGTTGAATCGTATGACTCAGTTTAAAGAAAAGGCCGGTAAAGACAGAGAAAATGCGTCGCTCGGTTTATATTCATATCCGGTGTTAATGGCCGCTGATATATTATTATATCATGCAACGCACATACCAGTTGGTGATGATCAAATTCAGCATATTGAACTTGCTCGGGATATTGCCGGCGCTTTTAATCGTAGGTTCGGGAGTGAGTATTTTAAGCTTCCTAATGCGATTACTCACAAAATTGCAACCCGTATTATGAGTTTGCAGGACGGAACTAAGAAAATGAGTAAATCCGACCCGTCGGATTGGGCGCGAATTAATTTAATAGATGATAATGATATTATTGCCAAAAAAATTAAGAAAGCGAAAACCGATGCAATAGGAGAGATTTATTATGATAAAGAAAACCGCCCTGAAATTTCTAATCTCTTAACCATATATGCCACTTTAGAAAATAAATCTATTGAGGAAGTTAGCGCTAAACTTTCCGGGTTTAACAATGCAAAATTTAAAGATGCACTAAGCGAACTTTTGATTGAGAAGCTTTCTCCGATTAGAACGAGTATTAACGACTTAGTTAAAAATGAAGATTATCTCTTAAGTGTATTTGAAAGCGGTAAAGAGAGGGCAAATGAAATCGCCTCAAAGACTATTAATCAAGTGAAAGAGATAGTCGGATTCATTTTATAA
- a CDS encoding F0F1 ATP synthase subunit C yields the protein METEGINIGLKYIGVGLSALGMLGAALGVGNIFVGLLNGISRNPSVESKLTRSAFIGAALSEAMGLFAFLIALMLLFVV from the coding sequence ATGGAGACTGAAGGAATTAATATCGGATTAAAATATATAGGGGTTGGCTTATCAGCTTTGGGAATGTTAGGCGCGGCGCTTGGTGTTGGTAATATCTTCGTGGGCTTGTTAAACGGAATATCCAGAAATCCTTCCGTAGAGTCAAAACTTACCAGAAGTGCATTTATCGGAGCTGCTTTATCTGAAGCTATGGGACTATTTGCATTCTTGATCGCATTAATGCTGCTTTTTGTAGTATAA
- a CDS encoding cytochrome c1, giving the protein MQLRKLLLILFIFYGNTAFASSEHGPELKNVNWSFDGVQGTFDRQSIQRGLKVYKEVCSACHSLKRIAFRNLTDLGFTEEEVKAIAAGYNIQDGPNQEGEMFERPGRPSDYFPLIYPNEQAARAVNNGAFPPDLSLMVKAREGGADYIYSLLTGYQSVPPKGVKLGENMYYNPYFVNGSGQIAMPPPITTDNQVEYTDGTIATTAQMTKDVVNFLQWASEPEMEERKGLGIKVIIFTLVFTILFYYAKKRIWRRVK; this is encoded by the coding sequence ATGCAGCTTAGAAAATTATTATTAATTTTGTTTATTTTTTATGGCAATACTGCGTTTGCTAGCTCTGAACACGGGCCTGAATTAAAAAATGTTAATTGGTCTTTTGACGGAGTACAAGGCACTTTTGATCGGCAATCTATTCAGAGAGGATTAAAAGTATATAAAGAAGTGTGCTCAGCTTGCCATTCTCTTAAAAGGATTGCTTTTAGAAACCTAACTGACTTGGGCTTTACGGAAGAAGAAGTTAAAGCGATTGCTGCAGGTTATAATATTCAAGACGGACCTAACCAGGAAGGCGAAATGTTTGAAAGACCGGGCAGACCTTCGGATTATTTCCCGCTCATCTATCCGAATGAGCAGGCTGCCAGGGCAGTAAATAACGGGGCTTTCCCTCCTGATCTGTCTCTTATGGTTAAGGCTAGAGAAGGCGGTGCTGATTACATCTATTCATTATTGACCGGCTATCAATCAGTTCCTCCTAAAGGAGTTAAGCTTGGTGAAAACATGTATTATAATCCTTATTTTGTAAACGGTAGTGGGCAGATTGCCATGCCGCCTCCCATAACTACCGATAACCAGGTAGAATATACTGACGGCACGATTGCGACTACTGCGCAGATGACCAAAGATGTGGTTAATTTTCTACAATGGGCATCCGAGCCGGAAATGGAAGAGAGAAAAGGCCTAGGGATTAAAGTTATCATCTTCACTTTAGTATTTACTATATTGTTTTATTATGCCAAAAAACGCATATGGCGCAGAGTTAAATAA
- the ubiB gene encoding 2-polyprenylphenol 6-hydroxylase has product MINFIANTFRLLRILLILLLSGVPYSLLKLVLSNNSSRERTIREMGNQINNFLLRSGPSFVKLGQTLSTRPDIIGESLSSSLSKLQDKVPPFNFAGVERTLEKEFKTSLDNLFKEFDKTPVAAASIAQVHKAVTFDNEPVAVKILRPNIEKKFNNDLKLFYFITEFLLFFFPHLKSFKLDQVVKTLEHSVSIETDLRIEGAAADQLRENFANDDSVYIPQMRWDLTSKRVLTQEWIDGIPINERQKLIKAGHNLQQIAKNLAITFFNQAYRDGFFHADIHPGNVMINSAGKIVLIDFGIMGSLEKEDRVFVAKILYGFITRDYKAVSDIHFEMGYVPHMQSREIFALACRSVGEPIVGMPVNKISIGKLLKQLFEISKKFDMNIQPKFLLLQKTLVTVEGTGQSLYPEVNMWQLAEPWIKDWARQNFGIKARIKDTKANIIKFSHDLPKAVDKMLSFFDKMEKNVDTQGLKINNRPEPKTMPFSSLKIIAIFIVGISIGLMF; this is encoded by the coding sequence ATGATCAATTTTATAGCGAATACTTTTAGATTACTTAGAATTCTTCTAATATTGCTTCTTAGCGGTGTTCCTTATTCTCTGTTAAAATTAGTTTTATCAAACAATTCAAGTAGAGAAAGAACTATACGAGAGATGGGTAACCAAATTAATAATTTTCTCCTTAGAAGCGGCCCTTCCTTTGTAAAACTAGGTCAGACCCTATCGACAAGGCCTGATATTATCGGTGAAAGTTTATCAAGCTCTTTGTCAAAACTGCAAGATAAAGTTCCTCCTTTTAATTTTGCAGGCGTAGAAAGAACTTTAGAAAAAGAATTTAAAACCTCTCTCGATAACTTATTTAAAGAGTTTGATAAAACTCCCGTGGCAGCAGCATCAATTGCACAAGTTCATAAAGCAGTAACATTTGATAATGAGCCTGTTGCCGTAAAAATTTTGCGACCTAATATAGAGAAGAAGTTCAATAATGATTTAAAACTTTTTTATTTTATTACCGAGTTTCTATTATTTTTTTTCCCTCACCTTAAAAGTTTTAAACTGGATCAGGTAGTAAAGACCCTTGAGCATTCAGTAAGCATTGAAACGGATTTAAGGATCGAAGGAGCTGCCGCTGACCAACTCCGAGAAAACTTTGCTAATGATGATTCCGTATATATTCCACAAATGCGGTGGGATTTAACTTCTAAAAGAGTGTTAACCCAAGAATGGATAGATGGAATACCGATTAATGAACGCCAAAAATTAATTAAGGCAGGCCATAACTTACAACAAATTGCTAAAAACTTAGCAATTACTTTCTTCAACCAAGCTTACAGAGACGGATTTTTTCATGCAGATATCCACCCCGGAAATGTAATGATTAATAGTGCAGGAAAAATTGTTTTGATTGATTTCGGAATTATGGGAAGTCTGGAAAAAGAAGATAGAGTATTTGTCGCAAAAATATTATACGGCTTTATCACCAGAGATTATAAAGCAGTTTCCGATATACATTTTGAAATGGGGTATGTTCCTCATATGCAATCCCGTGAAATTTTCGCCTTAGCCTGCAGGAGTGTCGGCGAACCAATAGTAGGCATGCCGGTAAATAAAATATCTATAGGTAAATTATTAAAGCAATTATTTGAAATCAGTAAAAAATTTGATATGAATATCCAGCCGAAGTTTTTACTCCTGCAAAAAACGTTGGTGACTGTTGAAGGAACAGGTCAGTCCTTATATCCGGAAGTAAATATGTGGCAATTAGCTGAACCATGGATTAAAGATTGGGCTCGACAAAATTTCGGGATAAAAGCTAGAATTAAAGATACTAAAGCTAATATAATTAAATTTTCTCATGACTTGCCTAAAGCTGTTGATAAGATGCTAAGCTTTTTTGATAAAATGGAAAAAAATGTTGATACTCAAGGTCTTAAGATAAATAACCGCCCGGAACCTAAAACCATGCCTTTTAGCTCATTAAAAATTATAGCTATATTTATCGTAGGTATAAGCATCGGGTTAATGTTTTAA
- a CDS encoding AtpZ/AtpI family protein produces MKELEDKIKQIKQKEDSSNNPERFDYSRLLVDLFSGLIVGASLGYFIDKSLGTLPLTLFLFTILGTAGGFYNFYKHLKKFEINKK; encoded by the coding sequence TTGAAAGAATTAGAGGACAAAATCAAGCAAATAAAACAAAAAGAGGATAGCTCAAATAATCCTGAGAGATTTGATTATTCAAGATTACTGGTTGACCTTTTTTCGGGCTTGATTGTTGGAGCATCGCTAGGATATTTTATTGATAAATCCTTAGGAACTTTGCCTCTAACATTATTTTTATTTACTATATTAGGTACTGCCGGCGGCTTCTATAATTTTTATAAGCATTTAAAAAAATTTGAAATTAATAAAAAATAA
- the rpsF gene encoding 30S ribosomal protein S6: MTKMAFYDSIFILRQDISEADVHKIAGKFIDIATNLGATLIKKEYWRVRQLAYIVKKNKKGHYVYLGLSASSDVIKELERNYKIDENVIMFSNIKVDKIDDAPTPMMQAPSDIGSFGEAAEV, translated from the coding sequence ATGACAAAAATGGCGTTTTACGATTCAATTTTTATATTAAGGCAGGATATTTCCGAGGCTGATGTTCACAAAATTGCTGGCAAGTTTATTGATATTGCTACAAACTTAGGCGCTACTCTTATAAAGAAAGAATATTGGAGAGTAAGGCAGCTTGCATACATTGTGAAAAAAAATAAAAAGGGTCATTACGTTTATCTTGGGTTGTCAGCTTCTTCGGATGTAATTAAGGAATTAGAACGAAATTATAAAATTGATGAAAATGTTATAATGTTCTCTAATATTAAAGTTGATAAAATTGATGATGCACCGACGCCTATGATGCAAGCTCCTTCTGATATCGGTAGCTTTGGTGAAGCGGCCGAAGTATAA